The Aquincola tertiaricarbonis genomic sequence GTCATGGCATTGCACTGGCCAACGTGCAGGAGCGGCTGCGGCTGATGCACGACCTGGCCGCCCGCTTCGACGCCCGCCGGCTGGACGGCTGGTGGCGCGTGCGCATCACCCTGCCCGATGAACCGCTGACCCGCCCCGAACCGCTGACCGCCCCATGACGCCGCTGCGACTGTTGATCGTCGATGACGAACCGCTGGCCCGCCTGCGCCTGGCTGCGCTGGTGCGCGACTGCCCCGAGCCGCGCTGCGAGGTGGCGGGCGAAGCCGGCAACGCCGCGCAGGCGCTGGCCTGGTTGGCCGGCCGACCCTGCGACGCGGTGCTGCTGGACGTGCAGATGCCCGGCACCAGCGGCATGGAACTGGCCGCCGAGCTGAAGCAGCTGCCGCGGCTGCCGGCGGTGGTGTTCGTCACCGCCCATGCCGACCATGCGCTGCAGGCCTTCGAGCTGGACGCGGTGGACTACCTGACCAAGCCGGTGCGGCGTGAGCGGCTGCAGGCGGCGCTGCAGCGGGTGGCCCAGCGGCTGGGGCGCTACCAGGCGCTGCCGGCCGAGGTGCCGGCGCTGGTGGTCACCGAGCGCGGCAAGGTGTGGCGGGTGCCGGTGGCCGAGGTGCTGTACCTCAAGGCCGAGCTGAAGTACGTGACCCTGCGCACCGCCGAGCGCAGCTACGTGCTGGACGAATCGCTGACCGAACTGGCGCCGCGGCTGGGCGAGCGTTTCCTGCGCATCCACCGCAATGCGCTGGTGGCGCGCGATGCGATACGCGCGCTGGAGCGGCGTGGCGCGATGCCGGCCACGCCCGGCGCCGAAGCGGACGACAGCGCCGAGGCCGCCGAAGGCTGGGCGGCCCAGGTGGCGCCCACCGGGGAGTGGCTGGCCGTCTCGCGCCGGCAGCTGGCTGCTGTGCGCGAGGCGATCGAGGCGGCGCGCTGGTAACGCCAGGCGCCGACTTGCAGGCCTTACCTCTGCGCTTTACGACGACGCGCGAAGAAGCCCACGGCCAGCAGGCCGCCGGCCATCAGCGCGTAGGTGCCGGGCTCGGGCACCGGCGAGACGGCCAGGCCGGCCAGCGGCGGCGCGATGGCGGTGTTGCCGCCGATGCCGAAGGCGCCCACCATCGAAGTGGCGCCGGTGCTCAGGTCCACGGTGTACAGGCCGCTCTTGCCGGTGTCGGCATCGGTGAACGCGGCGTAGGCCATGTTGCCCACCGTGATGTCGAAGCCCGACACGCCGTTGACGTCCATGCCCAGCGAGCCCACGGTGGTGATGGTGGGGTTGTTGAAGCCGGTGGTCGCCACCTTCAGCGTGTCGCTGGCGGTGTCGATGTAGTACAGCGAGGTGGCGGTGGCCGGGTTGGTGTCGTTGTTGGAGTAAGCCACCGACGACAGGCTGGCCGCGATCGGCGTGGCCACGGTGGTGGCGCCGGTGTTCACGTTGAAGGCGTAGTTCTGGCCGCTGCTGCTGACCACGCGCAGCGAGGCCGCGCCCGACAGGTCGGCCGCCGGGTTGAAGTCCAGGCCCACGGCCGAGCCGGTCAGCGGTGCCGACAGCGTGCCCACGTAGGTGGCGGCGCCGCTCATCGACAGGCTGTACACGTTGGACGAGCTGCTGACGCCGTACAGCAGGCCGGTGGTCGGCCGGATGTCGATCGACAGGATGCGCTCGTTGGCCGCCTGCAGGCCGGTGATGTTCATCAGCGCCGAGCCGGCGGTGGGCGTGGCGCTGTCGAAGGTGACGAGCGCATTGGTGGTCGTCAGACCCACCACGGGCAGCGCCATCGCCGGGGCGGCTAAGGCGCCGGCCACCATGCAAGCGGCCGCGGCGATGCCGCGGACGGAGAACTTCTGGAACGTCGGGAACATGGACAAGCTCCTGGCAAGTGTGTTGTGCGCGTCCTGCCGCGGAATGCGGCTGGCGCGCGGGCACTTACGCAGCAACCCCCTGTCCCGGATGCAGGCCGACCCCCGCGTTGAGGGTTTCAGTGCGCGGCAGGGAACTATTTCGTCGGGGTTGCAGCCAAGGCCGCCAGCGCGTACTGCAGCGCCAGCGTGTAGCCCATGGTGCCCAGGCCGACGATGGTGCCCACCGCCACGTCCGACAGGTAGCTGTGGTGGCGGAAGGCCTCACGCTTGTGCACGTTGCTGATGTGCACTTCCAGGAACGGGATCGCCACCCCGGCCAGCGCATCGCGGATGGCCACGCTGGTGTGGGTGAAGGCCCCCGGGTTGATGACGATGTAGCCGGTGCCGTCGGTGCGCGCGGCATGGATGGCATCGACGATGGCGCCTTCGTGGTTGCTCTGGAAGGCGGCCAGCTCGGCGCCGGCGGCCTGCGCCTGGGCACGGGCCGCGGCTTCCACGTCGGCCAGCGTGGTGGCGCCGTAGATCTGCGGCTCGCGGGTGCCGAGCAGGTTGAGGTTGGGGCCGTTGATGAGCAGGATCTTCATGGTGCTTGGCAGTGAATGGCGGGTGCAGTATGGCGGCGAAGCTCAGGCATCGGCCCGCTGCGCCAGCATCTGGCGGAAGTGGGCTTCCACCCGCTGCGCATCGGGCTGCAGCCCGGTGAACAGGCGAAAGGCGCCCAGCGCCTGGCCCACGGCCATGCCGCCGCCGTCCACCGTGGCGCAGCCGCGGGCGCGGGCGGCCTTCAGCAGCGCGGTGTCCAGCGGGAAATACACCACGTCGGCCACCCACAGGCCCGCGTGCAGCAGGTCTTCAGGCAGCGGCAGGCCGGGCAGTTTGTCCATGCCGGTGGGCGTGGCGTGGATCAGGCCCGTGGCGCCCTGCAGCGCCAGCGCCACGTCGGCCTGGGCGCTGGCGCGGTCGGCGCCGTGGGCGGCCTGCAGCGCGGCGACCAGCTCTTCGGCCTTGGCCGCATCACGGTCGTTCACCACCAGGTGCCGCACCCCCATGCGCAGCGCGGCATGGGCGATGGCGGCGCCCGCCCCGCCCGCGCCCAGCAGGGCCACGCGCGACAGGTCGGCGCCCGGCAGCCGGCGCTGGAAGGCTTCCACCCAACCCGCGCCATCGGTGTTGTGGCCGATCAGCCGGCCATCGCGGCACACCACGGTGTTCACCGCGCCCATGGTGCGGGCTTCGTCCGACAGTTCGTCGAGCAGCGGGATCACCGCCTGCTTGCACGGGTAAGTGATGTTCAGCCCGTCGAAGCCCATCACGCGCACCGCCTGCATCAGCGTGGGCAGCACTTCCGCGCCCACGCCGCTGCGGTCCAGGTCGATCAGTTGATAGTGCAGCCGCAGGCCGTGCTGCGCCGCTTCCTGCTCGTGCATGGCCGGCGTCAGCGAGCGCTGGATGCCGGCGCCGATCAGCCCGACCAGGGCCTTGCGGGGCGCTGAAGGCGTCACTTGCGCACCTTGGCAATCTCGGCGTACAGCGCCTTGACGGTGGCTTCGCCCACGTTGGCGGTCTGCTTGTCGATCACCGGCTTGACCTTGTCGCGGATGCGCTGCAGTTCGGCCGGCGCGATCTCGTTGACCTGCATGCCGCTCTTCTTCAGCTCGGCCAGCGCGGTGTCGGCGGCGCCGCGCGAGACCTGGCGCTGGTAGGCGGTGGCCTCGGCCGCGGCTTCGGTGAACAGCTTCTTCTCGTCGGCCGACAGGCTGTCCCACAGCTTCTTGCTGACGATCAGCGCCTGCGGGTTGTAGATGTGGCGGGTCAGGCTGAGGTACTTCTGCACTTCGTTGAACTTGCTCGACAGGATCACCGTGTTCGGGTTCTCCTGGCCGTCCACCGCCTTCTGTTCCAGCGCCGGGTACAGCTCGGGGAAGGGCATGGGCGTGGCATTGGCGCCCAGGGTGTTGAACAGGTCGATGTAGATCGGGCTCTGGATCACGCGCAGCTTCAGGCCCGCGAAGTCTTCCAGCTTGGCGATCGGCCGCTTGCTGTTGGTGACGCTGCGGAAACCCAGGTCCCAGTAGCCCAGGCCCACCAGGTTCTTGTCGCCCAACTTGGCCAGCAGGCCCTTGCCGAACTCACCGTCGGTGACGGCATCGGCCTCCTGCGCGTTGTTGAACAGGAACGGGAAGTCGAAGACCGCGAACTCCTTGACCTGCGCGGTGAGGATGCCGGCGTTGAGCACCGTCATCTCCACCGTGCCGCCCTGCAGCGCCGAGACCGTCTGCAGGTCGCCGCCCAGCGTACCGCCCGGGAACAGCTTGACGCTGATCTTCTTGCCCGACTTGGCCGCCACCAGCTCGGCGAACTTGGCCGCGCCCTGGGCCTGCGGATGGCCGGTCTGGTTCTGGAACGCGAACTTGATGTTGCGTTCCTTGATGTCCTGCGCCAGCGCGGCGCCCAGCGGCAGCAGCGTGGCCAGGCCGATGCACAGCGTACGGGTGAGCTTGTTCATGTCGTCATCTCCTCGAAAGATCGTCAGGGGCCGGCGGCGTCAGCCGGCAAACCAGCGGGCCGGCACCGTCACCAGGCCGGGAAAGAACACCAGCAGGAACATCACCGCGAACTGCGCCGTCATGAAAGGCAGCACACCCCGGGTGACGTCGTCCATCTTCATGCGGCCCACGCCGGCCACCACGTTGAGCACGGTGCCCACCGGCGGCGTGATCAGGCCGATGGCGTTGTTCATGATGAACAGCACGCCGAAGTACACGGGGTCGATGCCGGCCGCCTTGACCACCGGCATCAGCACCGGGGTCATGATCAGGATGGTGGGCGTCATGTCCATCGCGGTGCCCACGGCCATCACCAGCAGCATGATGGCGATCAGCAGCAGCGTCTGGTTGTCCATGAAGGGCTCGAGCAGGCCCACCATCTTGCTGGGGATGTCGGCCACCGTGATCAGCCAGGCGCTGACCATGGCCGCGGCCACCAGGAACATGATGACCGCCGTGGTGCGGGCCGCGCTGACGAACACGTCCACCGTCTGCCGCCAGGTCATCTCGCGGTACACCAGCGTGGCCACCAGCAGCGCATACACCGCCGCCACCACCGCCGCCTCGGTGGGCGTGAACACGCCCATCTTCAGGCCCACCAGCACGATGACCGGCAGGAACAGGGCCCAGGCCGACTCCTTCAGCGCCTTCAGCCGCTCGGCGTTGGTGGCCTTGGGCGGCGGCACCACCGCCTCCTTCTTGGCCACCCACCACCAGGTGCCGGCGATGGCCAGGCCCATCAGCAGCCCCGGCACGATGCCGGCCAGGAACAACTTGCTGATGGACACGTTGGCCGCCACGCCGAAGATCACGAAGCCGATGGACGGCGGGATGATGGGCGCGATGATGCCGGCCGAGGCGATCAGACCGCCGGCCCGCGCCTTGTCATGGCCGGCGCGCACCATCATCGGCAGCAGCAGCGCGGCCAGGGCCGCCGTGTCGGCCACTGCCGAACCCGACAGCGCCGCCATCAGGCAGGCGGCGACGATGGCCACGAAGCCCAGGCCACCGCGGCGGTGGCCCACCAGCGTGAGCGCCAGCGCCACGATGCGGCGCGACAGGCCGCCGACGTTCATGATCTCGCCGGCCAGCATGAAGAAGGGCACCGCCAGCAGTGGAAAGCTGTCGGCCCCGTTGATCACGTTTTGCGCCAGGATCTGCGCGTCGAACAGGTCCAGGTGCCACATCAGCGCCACGCCCGACAGCAGCAGCGAGTACGCGATGGGAATGCCGATAGCCATGGCGGCCAGCAGCGAGCCGAGGAAGATGAACACGGTCATGGCGCGCTCCGGTTCAGGTCTTCGGATTCCTGCACCATCACCAGCTCGTCGTCGCTGATGCGGCCGCTAAGCGTGCGCGCCAGCTCACGCAGCAGCAGCGCGGCGCTGAGCACCGCGAACACCACGCCCGCGCCGTAGAAGATGCCCATGGACAGGCCGCTGGTGGGCGCCGTCACCTCGGCATTGATGCGGGCCTGCTGCAGGCTGCCCGAGAACAGCAGCCAGGTGACCCAAAGCATCAGCACCTGCCCCACCACCGCGCACAGCCGGCGGCCGGCCCGCGGCAGGCGCGAGATCAGCATGTCGGTGCCCAGGTGGCCGCGGTCCTTCAAGGCCACCACGGCGCCCATGAAGGTGAGCCACACGAACAGCCAGCGCGACAACTCTTCCGACACCGTGATGCCGGTGTTGAAGGCGTAGCGCAGCACCACGTTGCCGAACACCAGCACCACCATCACCGCGAGGGCGATGGCGATGAGATAGTCCAGCAGCTTGCAGAACCGGTTGATCCAGTCGTCCATGTCGGCAGGGTCTCCATCAGCTCGCGCCGATGCAGTGCCGGCGCCTGCCGACAATGTACGAACTAGTTAGTTTTGGGGCACCGGGGATTACCCGGGGTGGGCCATCAATCGATGATCACCTTCGCGCTCTTGACGAGCCGGGCGTACTTCTCGGTGTCGTCCTTGATCTGGCGCGCCATCTGCTCAGGCGTGTTGCCGATCGGCTCGGCACCGATGTCGTGCATGCGCTGGCGGAAGTCCGGGGCCTGGATGACCTTGACCATCTCGGTGCTGAGCCTGGCCAAGATCTCCTTCGGCGTGCCCGCCGGGGCCAGCACGCCGAACCAGGTGCCGAGGTCGAAGCCCTTCATGCCCGCTTCGTCCATCGTCGGCACATCGGGCAGCGCGGTGGAGCGCTTGGCCGTGGTCACCGCCAGCGGCTTGAGCTTGCCCGCCTTGATGTGCGGCAGCACCGGCGTGATGGTGTCGAACGACATCTGCACCTGGCCGCCGATCAGGTCGGTGGTCAGCGGGCCGCTGCCCTTGTAGGGGATGTGCAGCAGCGTGATGCCGTTCATGTCGGCGAACTGGGTGCCGATCAGATGCTGCGCCGTGCCGTTGCCGTTGGAGCCGTAGGTGAAGGGGTTGGCCGCGGCCTTGGCCAGCGCCACCAGCGACTTCACGTCGGTGGCCGGCGTGCTGGCGCTGATCACCAGCACATTGGGCACCAGGGCCACGGTGGTGATGGGCGCCAGGTCCTTCTGGAAGTCGTAGGGCAGCTTCTTGTAGACGCTGGTGGCGATGGTGTGATGCACCGCGCCCATCAACAGGGTGTAGCCGTCGGGCTTGGCCTTGGCCACGTAGTCGGCGCCCAGCGTGGCACCGGCGCCCGGCTTGCTTTCGACGATCACCGTCTGCCCCAGCGATTGCTGCAGCTTCTCGGCCAGCGCACGGGCCAGCACGTCGGTCGTGCCCCCGGCCGGGAACGGCACCACCAGGGTGACGGGTTTGGTGGGCCAGGCTTGCGCGATGGCCGCCGGGGCGGCCGCCAGCGCTGCCGTGGCCAGCAGCACAGCAGTGAACTTCATGGTCTTGTCTCCGGAATGTTCTGTCGCGGTGCGGCGCTTCAGGCCGCCAGGCGCGCGCCGGCCGATGCGGCCACGGCCTGGCACACGGCGTCGGTCACCTGCGCGGTGGTGGCCTGGCCGCCCAGGTCGCGGGTGTGCAGGCGCTGGTCGGCGGTCACCTGTTCGATGGCGGCCATCACGCGGCGGGCGGCGTCGTGCTCGCCCAGGTGCTCCAGCAGCATCACCACCGACCAGAAGGTGCCCACTGGGTTGGCCAGGCCCTTGCCCATGATGTCGAAGGCCGAGCCGTGGATGGGCTCGAACATGCTGGGATAGCGGCGCTCGGGGTCGATGTTGCCGGTGGGCGCGATGCCCAGGCTGCCGGCCAGCGCGGCGGCCAGGTCGCTCAGGATGTCGGCATGGAGGTTGGTGGCAACGATGGTGTCCAGCGAAGCCGGCCGGTTGATCATGCGGGCGGTCGAGGCGTCCACCAGCTCCTTGTCCCAGGTGACGTCCGGGAACTCCTTGGAGATCTGCAGCGCGATCTCGTCCCACATCACCATCGCATGGCGCTGTGCGTTGCTCTTGGTGATGACGGTCAGCAGCCTGCGCGGCCGCGATTGGGCCAGCTTGAAGGCAAAGCGCATGATGCGTTCCACACCGGCGCGGGTCATCATCGACACGTCGGTCGCGGCCTCGATCGGATGGCCCTGGTGCACCCGGCCGCCCACGCCGGCGTACTCGCCCTCGGAGTTCTCGCGCACGATCACCCAGTTCAGGTCGTCGGGGCCACAGCGCTTGAGCGGCGCATCGATGCCCGGCAGGATGCGCGTCGGCCGCACGTTGGCGTACTGGTCGAAGCCCTGGCAGATCTTCAGCCGCAGGCCCCACAGCGTGATGTGGTCGGGGATGTGCGGGTCGCCGGCCGAGCCGAAGAGGATCGCGTCCTTGTCGCGCAGCGCATCCAGGCCGTCGGCCGGCATCATCACGCCGTGCTGGCGGTAGTAGTCGCCGCCCCAGTCGAAGTTCTCGAACTCGAAGCGGAAGCCGCTGCCGGCCTCGGCCAGCGCATGCAGCACCTGCTGGCCGGCAGGCACCACTTCCTTGCCGATGCCGTCGCCGGGGATGGTGGCAATGCGATAGGTCTTCATCAGGTTTGTCTCCAGATCGGGATGGGTCACTGTAGGTTTCGCACCCCCGGGCGGCGCGCGCCAGGAGTTAAACCGTCGTTGACTTCAAGTTAACGATGCGGCCGTTTGAAGCCACATTTGCAAGGGCCAGGCCGGAGCAGCGCTACGGCTGGCGGTCGATGCGGGCCACCCGCATTGCATAAGCCACAGCGCCCATCTCGGAGGCGCTGCGCTCGATCTGCAGCCGGCCGCTGACCCACACCGCGTCCATCGCGCGCAAGCCCTTGTGCCCGGGCTCGGCGCGGCACAGCAGGATCTGGTTGGACGGCGGCGGCGGCGAGTGGATGCAGGCGCCGAAGTACGGCACCAGCAGGAACTCGCGCAGGCCCTGATCGCCGGCTTCCAGCGGCACCACGTAGCCGGGCAGCCGCACATCGGCACCGGCCATGGCCGCCACCACCGGTGCGTTGTCCCAGGCGGCGCGCAGCCGAGCCAGCAGCTCGCGGGCGCGGGGGTCGGTGTCCTGCAGGCTGTCCAGCTCGGGCGGCAGCTCCTTCAGGCCCAGCGTCGGGTCCCAGCCGCGAGGCATCAGGTCCATCCAGCCAATGCTGCGGTAGACCGTGGCCGCCGCCGCCAGGCTTGGCACGGCCAGCCAGGTGCCTGCCGACAGACAGGCACCCAGCCACTGGCGGCGGGCCAGGCACGGCAGGTGCATGGCGCGCACGGCTTTCAACGGGCTGCGCCGCGCGGCGTGCCGGCGTGGCGGCGCCGGGCCACAGCGGCCACCAGCGCACCACCGGCCAGCAGCAGGCCCCAGGTCGCGGGCTCCGGCACGGCCGAGACGTTCAAGGCCACCGCATTGGCGCTGATGTCGGCGCCTGCCGAATCGAGCAATGTCACGTTGGCCAGGCCGAAGGTACCCACGCCCGGCGCGCTGCCGATGCTGGTGACGCTGAACGAGGCCAGCACGCCCGAGCCGTTGACCCCCGGCACGCCCAGGCCGATGAGCGTGCCCAGCGTGAAGCTGACGGTGCCCGCGCTGTTGTCGACCGCGCCACCCAGGAAGTCGGTGCTGCCGCCGCTGGGCAGGAAGGCGCCCTCGCTGGCGCCGCCGACCTGGAAGGCCGCTGGGTTGAAGGTGATGTCGAACTGGTAGGCATAGAGATCGACCACGTCGGCAGCCGTGACCTGCAGCGTGAAGCTGCTGCCCAGCGCCACGCTGGACGGGCCGGTGACGGACAGCGTGGGCGCAGCGGTGGCTGGAGCGATGGCGGCGCACAGGGCCAGGCCGGCCAGCGCGGCCCGCAGGCCGGAAGCGGTGAAGTTCATGTCAACGATCCTTGAAACGGAAGAAAGAGGCCACTCAACGGCAGGTGGTACCCGGCACCATCAGACGGGCGATGCCCGAGATGTCGCGGATGTCGATCAGGCCGTTGTTGTCCAGGTCCAGCCGCTCCGCATAGCGGTCCTGCCCCTTGCGGGCACCCACGGCGGACCTGGCCTGCGCCAAGTCGCTGCAGCCGCTGTCGACGGTGGCGCTGCGCTCGCTGCCCAGGTCCACCACCCCGGTGCCGGTGGCGCCGGCAAAGCTGGCGGTGATGCGGTCCACGCCCGGGCGCAGCGGGCCGAAGCGCGAGCCACAGGTGGCCACGCCATTGGCATCGGTGGTGGCGGTGCAGGCGGCACCACTGCCCTGCAGCGAGAAGGTCACCGTCTGGTTGGCCACCGGCCCCCAGCCATTGCTCAGCCGTGCGGCGATGCGGTTGGGGCCGGGGCTGGCCGCCAGGAACTCCAGCGAACTGACGCGCCACACCGGCACCGAGGTGGTCGGGTCCTGCTTGGCCAGCCAGGCAGCCGTGCACTCGCGGCCGATGGCGAAAGCGCGCAGCAGCTTCTCGTTGCCGATGATGAACTGGCTGGGGGTCTTGCGGCCTTCGGCCTGGATCTTCTTGATCAGCGCCAGCGAGCCATCCCAGTACACATGCGGGTTGGAGGCCGAGTCCACCTTCATGTCCTTCAGCAGCGCATAGGTGCGCTCCATCGAGTCGAGGTAGTTGGCGATCGCCGGCACGCTGCTGGCCGACATCGACGAGCCGCCCGAGACGAAGAGCTTGACCTCCTTGCCGCCGTCCAGCGCCCGGATGACGAAGCCGGTGGCCCCCGGCGTGTGGCCGGGGGTGGACAGCACCGTGACCGTGCGGCCACCGGTGCTGATGTCGTAAGGCGTGAGCACCGACGAATCGAGCGTGATGGGCGCGTAGGCCTTGTTGGCCGCATCGGCAGAGCCCAGGTAGATGGTGGCGCCGGTGCTCTCCTTGATCTGCGCGGCACCGCCGTCATGGTCGCCGTGGCCGTGGGTGATGAGGGCGCTGTGCAGCGGCCCCGCGGTACCCAGCCCCAGCGACTGCAGCGCCGGCAGGTTGAAGTTGCGCATCTCGGCCGCGTTGTTGCCGCCATCGATCATCACGAAGCCGCTGCCGTTGCGCAGGATGTACTGGCCCACATACTCGGTGCCGATGTACCAGACGTCGTCCATGATCTGCGTGAGCGGCACGCGGATGCTGTTCTTGGTGCGCTCGGCCAGCACGATCTGGTTGTTGTCGTCGGGCAGGTTGCAGTAGAAGGCCCGCCACGGATGCACCATGGTCGGGTCGCCACCGGTGTTCAGCCGCGAGGCTTCCATGTGCCGTTCGAACTCGGTCTGCGGCTGCGCCCAGCCCAGGCCCGCGGTGGTGGCCGCAGCGGCCAGCGCCACGCTGCGGATGGCGTTCATCCATGTCGTCACTGCTCGTCTCCTGTGGTGTTCTTGGGGGGTCGCGGCGACTTTAGGTGGGGGTACCTGCCGTGGCGCATGGCCCGGGTTAAGGCGTGATTGAGCCCAGGTTAAGGATCCCGCGGGCTTTCCCTGACGCAAGGGGCCGGTGTGCAGCCGTTAACCTGCAGTCAACAATGGAGACGGAATGGCCACCAGCATTCTTCCTGCCGATCTGGGCTTCTTCTCGGCGTTGGCCGCGGCCGGCAGCCTCAGCGCCGCCGCGCGTGAGCTGGGCATCAGCACCGCGGCGGTGAGCAAGCACCTGGCGCAGATGGAGTCGCGCATCGGCGTGGCGCTGGTCAATCGCACCACCAGGCGCATGAGCCTGACGCCCGAAGGCGAGCTGTACCTCGAGCACGCGCGCCGCATCCTGGGCGAGATCGACGGGCTGGAGCAGCTGCTGGGCGTGGCCAGCTCCACGCCCAAGGGCCTGTTGCGCGTCAATGCCACGCTGGGCTTCGGCCGCTCGCACGTGTCGCCGGTGATCTCGAAGTTCGTGCGCAAGCACCCGGGCGTGGAAGTGCAGCTGCAACTGTCGGTCAACCCGCCGCCACTCACGGACGACAGCTACGACGTGTGCGTGCGCTTCGGCGCGCCGCCCGACTCACGCGTGGTGTCGCGCCGGCTGGCGCCCAACCGCCGCGTGCTGTGCGCCTCACCGGCCTACCTGGCGCGGCACGGCACGCCCAAGGTGCCCCACGACCTGACGCGGCACAACTGCATCGGCATCCGCCAGGGCGAAGAAGCCTACGGCGTGTGGCGGCTGTCCAGCGGCCGCGGCCGGCATGCCACGGTGGAGGCGGTGAAGACCCGCGGCGGCCTGACCACCAACGACGGCGAGATTGCGGTGAACTGGGCATTGGACGGCCACGGCATCGTGATGCGGGCCGAGTGGGACGTGGGCCGCCACCTGCGCAGCGGCCGCCTGGTGCAGGTGTTGCCCCAGTACGCCACGCCCGATGCCGACATCTACGCGGTGTACCCGCAGCGCCACCAGCTGGCGGCGCGCGTGCGCGCCTTCGTGGACTTTCTGGCCCAGTCGTTCAACCAGCAGGCACTGGCGCAGCGGCCGTGATGGGCCGCGCGGCTACAGCAGCCGGAAGGCCGCGATCGCCACCAGCGTGGGGCCCAGCGCAGCCAGCAGCAGCCAGCCGGCATTGATCGCACCATCGGTGAAGCCGCCGCGCAGGATGGCGAAGCCGGCCGGGTTGGGCGCGTTGGCGATCACCGTCAGGCCGCCGCCGGTCACCGCGCCGGCCACCAGCGAGAGCTTGAACTCCTCGCTCAAACCCTCCACCAGCGAGCCCAGGTAGGTGAGCGCCGCGTTGTCCGTCACCGCGGTGAGCAGCGTGGCGCCGTAGTACACCGCGCTCGGGCTCATGGAGGTGAGCACCGGCTGCAGCCACCACTGCTGCTGGCCGCCCAGCACCACCAGGCCAGCCAGGAAGAAGGCCACCAGCAGCGCTTCGCGCAGGATCAGCGGATCGTGGTGGCGCGGATAGGCGGCGCTGTAGCCGATGAAGAACAGCAGCAGCCCGAGGAACACCGCCGGATGGTGCGAGAACGCCACCACGCCCGCCAGGAACAGCGCGCACACCACCATGGCCGAGGCCGGCACCGGCTGCCGGGCATCGGTGCCGCCGTCGCTGCCCTGGGCCAAGATCTGGCGGCCGAACAGCAGGGTGACCACGGCGGCATTGACGGTGACGGCGATGGCCGAGCGCCAGCCGAAGTGAGTGAGCATGTAGACCATGTCCCAGTTCCACTTGGCGGCCACCATCAGCACCGGCGGCGCCGCGAACGAGGTGAGCGTGCCACCGATGGACACGTTGACGAACAGAACGCCGATGGTGGCGTACTTGACCCGCTGCGACACCGGCGCGGTGAAGATGCGGTCGCGCAGCATCATCGCGGCCAGCGTCATCGCCGCCGGCTCGGTGATGAAGGAGCCCAGCAGCGGCAGCACCGACAGCGCCAGAAAGTAGATGGCCAGCCGCCGCGGCAGCGGCAGCAGCCGCGCGAGGCCGCGCACGCCCGCCATCGACAGCTGCAGGATGGGCCGGCTGCCGGCCACCACCATGATGGCGAAGACGAACAGCGGCTCGGTGAAATTGCGGCTGTCCACATACTCGGTGGCGAAGGCCTTGCCCTGCGTGGCGAACATGAACAGCACCAGCACCAGCGCCCAGAAGCCGAACACCACCTCCACCTCGCCCAGCAGGTGCAGGCTGCCCTCATGCCGTGGGTAGCGGTGCGCGAGGCGCTGGAACAGGGTGGTGGAGAAGGTATGGACGAGCGCGATGAGAAAGAGCCCGGCGCCGACGAGCTGAACGGTGGTGGGAGACGTCATGCGGGCATTTTGCTTCGCCGCCTCAGGCCTTCACGTCAGGCCTTCACGAAGCGCACGATCATCTCGACGATGGCCTCGCGCCGTGCCGCGGTGGCGGCCGCGTCGTCGAAGTCGATCTTGAAGATGAGGCCAAAGGTGTGGCGGTTGGCCACGTTGAAGAAGCACGGCGCGGCGATGGCCATGTGCAGCGACACGGGGTCGATGCCGGGGCGGAACACGCCCTCGCGCACGCCGCGGTCGTA encodes the following:
- the aroQ gene encoding type II 3-dehydroquinate dehydratase, translated to MKILLINGPNLNLLGTREPQIYGATTLADVEAAARAQAQAAGAELAAFQSNHEGAIVDAIHAARTDGTGYIVINPGAFTHTSVAIRDALAGVAIPFLEVHISNVHKREAFRHHSYLSDVAVGTIVGLGTMGYTLALQYALAALAATPTK
- a CDS encoding TRAP transporter substrate-binding protein, with translation MNKLTRTLCIGLATLLPLGAALAQDIKERNIKFAFQNQTGHPQAQGAAKFAELVAAKSGKKISVKLFPGGTLGGDLQTVSALQGGTVEMTVLNAGILTAQVKEFAVFDFPFLFNNAQEADAVTDGEFGKGLLAKLGDKNLVGLGYWDLGFRSVTNSKRPIAKLEDFAGLKLRVIQSPIYIDLFNTLGANATPMPFPELYPALEQKAVDGQENPNTVILSSKFNEVQKYLSLTRHIYNPQALIVSKKLWDSLSADEKKLFTEAAAEATAYQRQVSRGAADTALAELKKSGMQVNEIAPAELQRIRDKVKPVIDKQTANVGEATVKALYAEIAKVRK
- a CDS encoding TRAP transporter large permease subunit; translated protein: MTVFIFLGSLLAAMAIGIPIAYSLLLSGVALMWHLDLFDAQILAQNVINGADSFPLLAVPFFMLAGEIMNVGGLSRRIVALALTLVGHRRGGLGFVAIVAACLMAALSGSAVADTAALAALLLPMMVRAGHDKARAGGLIASAGIIAPIIPPSIGFVIFGVAANVSISKLFLAGIVPGLLMGLAIAGTWWWVAKKEAVVPPPKATNAERLKALKESAWALFLPVIVLVGLKMGVFTPTEAAVVAAVYALLVATLVYREMTWRQTVDVFVSAARTTAVIMFLVAAAMVSAWLITVADIPSKMVGLLEPFMDNQTLLLIAIMLLVMAVGTAMDMTPTILIMTPVLMPVVKAAGIDPVYFGVLFIMNNAIGLITPPVGTVLNVVAGVGRMKMDDVTRGVLPFMTAQFAVMFLLVFFPGLVTVPARWFAG
- a CDS encoding TRAP transporter small permease; the encoded protein is MDDWINRFCKLLDYLIAIALAVMVVLVFGNVVLRYAFNTGITVSEELSRWLFVWLTFMGAVVALKDRGHLGTDMLISRLPRAGRRLCAVVGQVLMLWVTWLLFSGSLQQARINAEVTAPTSGLSMGIFYGAGVVFAVLSAALLLRELARTLSGRISDDELVMVQESEDLNRSAP
- a CDS encoding LytR/AlgR family response regulator transcription factor, encoding MTPLRLLIVDDEPLARLRLAALVRDCPEPRCEVAGEAGNAAQALAWLAGRPCDAVLLDVQMPGTSGMELAAELKQLPRLPAVVFVTAHADHALQAFELDAVDYLTKPVRRERLQAALQRVAQRLGRYQALPAEVPALVVTERGKVWRVPVAEVLYLKAELKYVTLRTAERSYVLDESLTELAPRLGERFLRIHRNALVARDAIRALERRGAMPATPGAEADDSAEAAEGWAAQVAPTGEWLAVSRRQLAAVREAIEAARW
- a CDS encoding DUF4394 domain-containing protein; protein product: MFPTFQKFSVRGIAAAACMVAGALAAPAMALPVVGLTTTNALVTFDSATPTAGSALMNITGLQAANERILSIDIRPTTGLLYGVSSSSNVYSLSMSGAATYVGTLSAPLTGSAVGLDFNPAADLSGAASLRVVSSSGQNYAFNVNTGATTVATPIAASLSSVAYSNNDTNPATATSLYYIDTASDTLKVATTGFNNPTITTVGSLGMDVNGVSGFDITVGNMAYAAFTDADTGKSGLYTVDLSTGATSMVGAFGIGGNTAIAPPLAGLAVSPVPEPGTYALMAGGLLAVGFFARRRKAQR
- a CDS encoding shikimate dehydrogenase, coding for MTPSAPRKALVGLIGAGIQRSLTPAMHEQEAAQHGLRLHYQLIDLDRSGVGAEVLPTLMQAVRVMGFDGLNITYPCKQAVIPLLDELSDEARTMGAVNTVVCRDGRLIGHNTDGAGWVEAFQRRLPGADLSRVALLGAGGAGAAIAHAALRMGVRHLVVNDRDAAKAEELVAALQAAHGADRASAQADVALALQGATGLIHATPTGMDKLPGLPLPEDLLHAGLWVADVVYFPLDTALLKAARARGCATVDGGGMAVGQALGAFRLFTGLQPDAQRVEAHFRQMLAQRADA